ACGAGGATAAGCGAACTATTGAAGTTGCTTTTTCCAGTGATGCAGAAGCCGAACAATGGTGGCGTACTATTTTGATTTTAGAACATTCAAACTCCGCAGTAAGACTTGAACGTCTTAATAATGGAGGGGCTGTTCTTTTCAATCATAACCGTGATGCTCATATTGGTGTTGTTGAATCCGCAAGGATTGACGCTGACGGCAAGGGTCGTGCTGTTTTGCGTTTTGGTTCTGGCAAGTTGGCGGAAGAAAAATTTAATGATGTTCGAGACGGTATCCTTAAACATATTTCTGTCGGGTTCGACATTCATGAAGTGAAGCTTGTTGAAACTCGCGATGATGATCTTGACGTTTACAGGGCGACTGATTGGGAACCCTACGAAATATCACTTGTTACTATTCCGCTTGATTCGTCTGTCGGGGTAGGACGCGACCACACAAAACAGGAGGAAAGGCAAATGCCAGTTCCAAAAATTGATGAAGGAAAAGGAAGCGGTACACCGTCGGTCGATGAAAGTGCCGTTCGTGAAAAAGCAATGGCAGATGAGCGCAACAGAGCAGATAGCTTGTTGAAGTTGGGCCGTGAATACAATGCGCCTGATGATGCTGAAAAGTTTGTACGTGAAGGTAAAACCCCTGATCAGTTCAGGCAGTTCTTGCTTGAAAGTTTGGATGCAAGGGGCAAGGCAACCGCCGCCACTCCCGATGAAATGAATAATCCTATAGGGCTTACTGAGCGCGAGATTCAGAATTATTCTTTCATTAAAGTTCTTCGCGCTCTTGATCCTAGTAACCGAAACGGTGCGCGTGAAGCTGGATTTGAGCTTGAAGTATCTGAAGCCGCCGCAAAAAAGATGGGGCGTGAAGCTAAAGGAATTATGGTTCCGCCTGAAGTTCTTATGGCGAAACGAGCCTATACCACCGGAACGGCTGGTGCACCTCACGGAGGCCATACTGTTGACACAACATTGATGTCTTCCAGCTTCATTGAAATGTTGAGAAATTTTTGCTTGATGATGCAGCTTGGAACCAAGCTTGCCGGGTTGGTCGGCGATATTGATATTCCAAAGCAAATTGCCGGGGCACAGGGCTACGTTGTTGGTGAAAATGAGGATACCCAGCAGAGCGAAGGTGATATTGGGCAAATTCATATGAACCCGACTACAGTTGGAGCTTATAGCGAAGTTTCACGCCGTTTACTGATGCAGTCCAGTATGGATGTAGAAGCTTTTATAAGGGCTGACCTTGCAAAGGCTTTAGGTCTGACAACTGACCGTCTCGGTATTTATGGTACTGGAGTTAATGAACCTCTGGGGATTATGAATACTACAGGGGTAAACCTTATTACTTTTGCTACAGCTCTTAAACCTACTTATGCGGAAATTGTACAGATGGAGAGCGAAATATCCGCTGACAACGCCGATGTTATGTCTATGCTGTATGTTTTTGCGGCCCGTATGCGCGGCCATTTTAAAACGACTCTCAAATTTCCCGGCACTGCGGGCACTATTTGGGAAACAGGGAATACTATTAACGGTTATAACACTGGTGTTACCAACCAAATGGCAAATGAAGATGCACTTTTTGGTAATTTTGCTGATATGATCATTGGTATGTGGGGTGGTCTCGACCTAATGGTTGACCCGTATAGCAAAAGTAAAAGTGGTTGTTTGACTGTCGTTGCGATGCAGGATGTTGATTTTGCAATCCGTCATGGTGAAAGTTTTTGCGTCGGGAAAAAAGCCGCATAGTAATTATTTAATTATTACTGGCGGTAAAGTTGCCGCCAGTATGAGGGGCTGACATATGAAGAGTAAAATAAAAACTAAAGTTGAAATTTTGATTCTTGGTGAACATAACACGGGTATTATAATTGACGGCGAGGAGTGTCTTGCTGGGGATATTGAATCTGTTGATCCGTCCGTGGCTAAAAATTTGATTCATCGAAAACGCGCTATCGAATATACCGAAGAAGTTAAAAACGCCTTAGAAGAAAAATTGGCGGCAGAAGTCAAAAAGAATAAAGCCAGCAAGGACGATCCCGGCGAAGACAAAGGTAAATAAAATGTTTGAGAAAAACTTAAATGATTTCCTAGAAACTGAAGAGTTCGCCGTGAAGGTACGCTGTGATAATCCCGCGCGTACCTTCACGGCGATTTTTGATGATGTAGGAACTGTTTCAAATATAGGCGGCGTTGTGATCGAAAATGCAAATGCAAAGCTGACTTGTGCTCCTGCCAGCGTTCAGGGTTTTGTATGGGAGCGGACCGAAGTTGATGTTGAAGGGCATGGAGTTTTTACCGTTACGCGTACAGGGCCAGACGGTACGGGAATGATCGTCGTGGAGCTTGAATAATGTATACAGGTAGCGGAAATTCAAAAACTCTTCAGATAGGGTTTCGCGGATTACCACAAGAGAAAATTGATAATCTCCGTGATGAGCTTTTTCCAAGCAGTGAGCATTTTCATAAGGCAATGTTTATTGCCATTAAAAAAACTGCAAGATGGGCGCAAACCGTGGCGGCTAAAAACATCAAAGCTGATACTGGTTTACCTTCTAAAAAAATTAAAGAAAGAATGCGGATGTTTCGGCGTGGCAATACAATGCGTTTATATTTCGGCTTGAACCCGATTCCTGTTTCGTCACTGAATCCAAAGCAGACAAAGAAAGGTGTTAGTGCAAAGGGCGGGGTAAATATCCCCGGTGCTTTTATTGTTGATAACGGGGATGGGGTCGCAGTTTTTAAACGGCGCGGATCGGAAGCATATTCAATTGAGTTTCAACGGGTATATTTTGACGTTGAAGCCATGCGGGTTATTCAGGCCGATATTGAACCACACTTGCAAGACAAGTTTTATGAAATTTTGGAGCATGAACTAAAATGGCAAATGACGAAATAACACTTGATATAGCCCACGAACGAATCATTGCTTTGTTTAAAGAAAAGTTTCCTATGTTTGCCAATGTTGGCGACTATGGAATTTTGACAATAAAACATGGAGAAACCCGCCCAAGGCTGACCGTTCCGGCGGCAATTCTTTACATGGAAAGCTTTGAACCTGATTCCGAAAAATCAAATCCCGGAACCGGGCAACGAGTTGTTTCTGTCCGTTGGGAATTGCGAATCATGTTGAATACTAAAGACCCTAACCATGACCGCTATATTCGCCGCCTTTCCGCTGATGTCGCTTTATGGGTTGACGGTAACAGGTTCGGCAAAGGGTATGCCGCTAAATTTATTCGCTCCGAGGCTGACCAGTTTGAACCACGGGTGATTATGTTTAAACCGTGGCTCATTGAGTTT
This sequence is a window from Desulfovibrio sp. UCD-KL4C. Protein-coding genes within it:
- a CDS encoding phage major capsid protein; the protein is MPKKKPTIENIREFSRAYFPVEAVRAVDEDKRTIEVAFSSDAEAEQWWRTILILEHSNSAVRLERLNNGGAVLFNHNRDAHIGVVESARIDADGKGRAVLRFGSGKLAEEKFNDVRDGILKHISVGFDIHEVKLVETRDDDLDVYRATDWEPYEISLVTIPLDSSVGVGRDHTKQEERQMPVPKIDEGKGSGTPSVDESAVREKAMADERNRADSLLKLGREYNAPDDAEKFVREGKTPDQFRQFLLESLDARGKATAATPDEMNNPIGLTEREIQNYSFIKVLRALDPSNRNGAREAGFELEVSEAAAKKMGREAKGIMVPPEVLMAKRAYTTGTAGAPHGGHTVDTTLMSSSFIEMLRNFCLMMQLGTKLAGLVGDIDIPKQIAGAQGYVVGENEDTQQSEGDIGQIHMNPTTVGAYSEVSRRLLMQSSMDVEAFIRADLAKALGLTTDRLGIYGTGVNEPLGIMNTTGVNLITFATALKPTYAEIVQMESEISADNADVMSMLYVFAARMRGHFKTTLKFPGTAGTIWETGNTINGYNTGVTNQMANEDALFGNFADMIIGMWGGLDLMVDPYSKSKSGCLTVVAMQDVDFAIRHGESFCVGKKAA